In Psychrobacter sp. JCM 18902, a single window of DNA contains:
- the ampD gene encoding 1,6-anhydro-N-acetylmuramyl-L-alanine amidase AmpD: protein MSITPITINDGRLSAATYLASPNCNLRPTDMSIDTIVIHNISLPPNEFGASDADGIHYVKALFTNQLDWAAHPYFQTIKGAEVSAHLFIERDGAITQFVNFNERAWHAGRSSYLGRPECNDYSIGIELEGSDFVSFTAAQYAVLAKVVCAIYAAYPKTRRHLTGHSDIAPGRKTDPGDYFEWAKLREMVANTQHS, encoded by the coding sequence ATGTCCATAACACCAATAACGATTAACGATGGCAGATTATCTGCCGCCACATACCTTGCATCACCAAACTGCAATCTGCGACCAACAGATATGAGTATTGATACTATTGTTATTCATAATATCAGCCTACCGCCGAACGAGTTCGGAGCGTCTGATGCTGACGGCATCCATTACGTTAAAGCATTATTTACCAATCAGCTAGACTGGGCGGCGCATCCCTATTTTCAAACGATTAAAGGCGCGGAGGTTTCGGCTCACTTATTTATCGAGCGTGATGGCGCGATAACTCAGTTTGTTAATTTTAATGAGCGCGCGTGGCATGCTGGACGCTCTAGCTACTTGGGTCGCCCTGAATGTAATGATTATAGCATCGGTATTGAGCTTGAAGGGTCTGATTTTGTGTCCTTCACCGCCGCACAATATGCGGTACTGGCAAAAGTGGTCTGTGCCATTTATGCCGCCTACCCCAAAACTCGTCGTCATCTAACAGGTCATAGCGATATTGCCCCTGGTCGCAAAACGGATCCCGGTGATTATTTTGAATGGGCAAAATTGCGTGAGATGGTCGCCAACACCCAACACTCTTGA
- the ribF gene encoding riboflavin biosynthesis protein RibF — MNTYFLEQLIASPSNLTANTSPVDLAPCVLTIGNFDGVHLGHQAMLEQVRDIAHAQNLGSAVMIFEPQPREFFAPAAAPARLTNLAEKQALLAEYGVETLIVAGFDAEFRSLSAQAFADILALRLNVKALVLGDDFKFGHDRTGDSQFLRNYGLDVTNLHTVIDDSGKAARISSTRVRDLLLAGDIDAANALLGRDYAITGMVIGGDKIGRTMDFPTANIDLQRLKPALHGIFAVDVVSLDEDGQVIADGLSALAIDGKSGISGLRSNSLFGTANIGTRPSVDKQHDWRLEVHFPELNADLYGLTLQVRFLHYLHGERHYDGLEALKTGIHNDVKALIEWREQQSS, encoded by the coding sequence ATGAACACCTATTTTCTTGAGCAACTGATTGCCTCGCCAAGTAATTTGACTGCAAATACTAGTCCAGTAGATTTAGCGCCCTGTGTGCTTACTATCGGTAACTTCGATGGTGTCCATCTTGGTCATCAAGCGATGCTTGAACAAGTCCGTGATATTGCCCATGCACAAAATCTTGGTTCTGCTGTCATGATATTTGAGCCACAACCTCGTGAATTTTTTGCGCCAGCTGCCGCGCCTGCTCGACTCACCAATCTCGCTGAAAAACAAGCTTTGTTAGCAGAATATGGCGTTGAGACCTTGATTGTGGCAGGATTTGATGCAGAGTTTCGCTCCCTATCTGCCCAAGCATTTGCGGATATTTTAGCCCTGCGCTTAAATGTCAAAGCGTTGGTGTTGGGTGATGACTTCAAATTTGGTCATGACCGTACTGGCGACAGTCAGTTTTTACGGAATTATGGCTTAGATGTGACCAATCTACATACCGTCATCGATGATAGTGGTAAAGCGGCACGTATCAGCTCTACTCGCGTTCGGGACTTACTATTGGCTGGTGATATTGACGCTGCTAATGCGCTACTTGGTCGCGATTATGCGATTACAGGAATGGTCATTGGTGGCGATAAAATAGGTCGCACCATGGACTTTCCTACTGCGAATATTGACCTACAGCGTTTAAAACCTGCCCTGCATGGTATCTTTGCTGTTGATGTCGTCAGCCTCGACGAGGATGGGCAAGTGATTGCTGATGGCTTATCGGCACTTGCTATAGATGGCAAATCAGGTATCTCAGGATTACGTTCCAATAGCCTCTTTGGGACAGCCAATATCGGCACTAGACCCTCTGTCGATAAACAACATGATTGGCGTTTGGAAGTGCATTTCCCAGAATTAAATGCCGATTTATATGGATTAACTTTACAGGTTCGATTTTTGCATTATTTACATGGTGAACGACATTATGATGGCTTAGAAGCATTAAAAACAGGCATCCATAATGATGTCAAAGCATTAATTGAGTGGCGAGAGCAGCAGTCCAGTTAG
- a CDS encoding lytic transglycosylase domain-containing protein translates to MTKPQVAHSIKDRESIKQNEDAKRMKARTLRVSALSLATAMSALGLSQVACAELTWGEEDSYQQEGSYQQNSGYQSDNGVSSFTAAAIAAERGDVSALYNYEQAMSGGLFAMYPTYWRMNLDLNSQSSAAVSQFVRQYPNTVMAEKLVADFAETKAGSNDYASVRQVANLITNADASERCAVALGFNNGGDTMRAMAAKSEVWLTTKRQPALCDQLAMEMNNNALISNQDRAARLKRMLRKGKTGDIMALSSRLGMPIAYSALSEIQLNPSAFFSRFSREPASQNNQYLYLYAMGRVADKSYREAALQLDFDVKQDNQRSVKLLNAETRRYAYRILGVQRMNHNTDDGFNAEAVDWFRNSLDEDFNFEEAEDYAMAAIRFSRWDDVVEAISKMEAETQKSDQWQYWLARAYEQSSDANKRNTAKKMYQNLAKNNDYYGLMAKDKVGQRFDASRLGGNNLPNVSTADRARVMQDANFARAFALYNADASRAYANREWNWAVKQARDKRDDNLIIAAARQAYDMGWLDRAIYAVDNTDRVDSLALSHPMPHQDAVVRYSQSAGIDPAWAYGIMRQESRFVASARSNVGASGLMQVMPDTAKYIARNLGETYSASRANSGDTNIRYGTWYMGDIFGKLNRQPVLATAGYNAGPNNAKRWQPVYGSLAADQYVESIAFPETRNYVKHVMENATIYSSLLGRSQPISQRMGTIPAAF, encoded by the coding sequence AGGACAGTTATCAGCAAGAAGGCAGCTATCAACAAAACAGTGGCTATCAGTCAGACAATGGTGTGAGCTCATTTACAGCAGCGGCAATTGCGGCAGAACGCGGTGATGTCAGTGCCTTATACAATTATGAGCAAGCCATGAGCGGCGGTTTGTTTGCCATGTATCCCACTTATTGGCGGATGAATTTAGATCTTAATTCGCAAAGTTCGGCGGCAGTGTCACAGTTTGTGCGTCAATATCCAAATACGGTGATGGCAGAAAAGCTAGTGGCTGATTTTGCTGAGACCAAAGCAGGCTCCAATGATTACGCCTCAGTACGCCAAGTTGCGAATTTGATTACCAATGCGGATGCCAGTGAGCGCTGTGCGGTGGCGCTTGGGTTCAATAATGGCGGCGATACTATGCGGGCTATGGCAGCGAAGTCTGAAGTTTGGTTGACGACCAAAAGGCAGCCCGCCTTGTGTGACCAGCTCGCGATGGAGATGAATAATAACGCGCTAATTAGCAATCAGGATCGCGCGGCGCGTCTCAAGCGTATGTTACGCAAAGGCAAAACGGGTGACATTATGGCATTGTCATCACGTTTAGGAATGCCCATTGCTTATTCAGCATTGAGTGAGATTCAACTGAATCCGTCTGCTTTTTTTAGCCGTTTTAGTCGAGAGCCTGCCAGTCAAAACAATCAATACTTATATCTATATGCCATGGGACGCGTTGCTGATAAGTCTTACCGTGAAGCTGCATTACAGTTAGATTTTGATGTTAAGCAAGACAATCAGCGTTCAGTTAAATTGTTGAATGCCGAGACTCGTCGCTATGCGTATCGCATCCTTGGGGTGCAACGTATGAATCATAATACGGATGATGGTTTTAATGCTGAGGCGGTTGACTGGTTCCGCAATAGCCTAGACGAAGATTTTAATTTTGAAGAAGCCGAAGATTATGCCATGGCAGCGATTCGCTTTAGCCGCTGGGATGATGTGGTCGAAGCCATCTCAAAAATGGAGGCTGAAACCCAAAAAAGTGATCAGTGGCAATATTGGCTGGCTCGCGCTTACGAGCAATCAAGCGATGCTAACAAGCGTAATACTGCTAAAAAAATGTATCAAAACTTGGCAAAAAATAATGACTATTATGGCTTAATGGCAAAGGATAAAGTGGGTCAGCGTTTTGATGCCAGTCGTTTGGGTGGTAATAACTTACCAAATGTCAGTACCGCTGATCGCGCACGGGTCATGCAAGATGCCAACTTTGCGCGTGCTTTTGCTCTATATAATGCTGACGCCAGCCGTGCCTATGCCAATCGTGAATGGAACTGGGCGGTAAAACAGGCGCGCGACAAGCGTGATGATAACTTGATTATTGCCGCTGCTCGTCAAGCCTATGATATGGGCTGGCTCGACCGAGCAATTTATGCCGTTGATAATACTGATAGAGTAGACAGTTTAGCGTTATCACATCCGATGCCGCATCAAGATGCAGTCGTACGTTATAGTCAGTCTGCTGGTATCGATCCTGCTTGGGCTTATGGCATCATGCGTCAAGAAAGCCGTTTTGTTGCATCAGCACGCTCAAACGTTGGTGCCAGTGGTCTTATGCAGGTGATGCCTGACACAGCAAAATATATTGCTCGAAATTTAGGTGAGACCTATAGCGCCAGCCGTGCCAATAGTGGCGATACCAATATTCGTTATGGCACGTGGTATATGGGCGATATTTTCGGTAAGCTAAACCGTCAGCCTGTGTTGGCAACGGCTGGCTATAATGCGGGTCCGAACAATGCCAAGCGTTGGCAACCAGTATATGGTTCGCTCGCAGCCGACCAGTACGTCGAGTCGATTGCTTTTCCTGAAACCCGTAATTACGTCAAGCACGTGATGGAAAACGCCACCATTTATAGCAGTCTATTAGGTCGTAGTCAGCCTATTAGCCAGCGCATGGGCACGATACCTGCCGCGTTCTAA
- the murJ gene encoding murein biosynthesis integral membrane protein MurJ, whose product MAKSRLFRSTMVVSSMTMLSRILGLVRDVVLLGVFGAGGLMDAFLVAFKIPNFLRRLFAEGAFSQAFVPVLSEYKEKYSLQQVQILVSRTSGALLLILSMLTVVVILMAPWVVTLFAPGFADQPGKFAITAELLRLTFPYLLFISMTAFASGILQSYGRFAAPAFAPVLLNLCMIGGALIFAPMFDVPIMALGYAVAIAGLLQFLLQLPQLWQQKLLVAPKVDFQHEGVRRILKLMLPAIFGVSVTQINLLLNTIFASLMIGGSVSWLYAAERMSELPLGLIGVAIGTVILPSLSKSEAQKDDVSFKKTIDWAARLIILVGVPASAALFILADVLMQALFLRGEFTLRDAQMSSLALRSMAGGILGFMLIKIFAPAFFARQDTRTPVKIGIISVFANMIFSVIFIGIFYFLEIPLHGGLALATTGAAFVNAGLLYYFLHKRDIFRFGSHWKKLFTQFAIATSAMIGVLYVMLPYFPSDDAQWRRIAALLIMCAVGALVYGVVLLATGFRPRQLKHG is encoded by the coding sequence ATGGCAAAAAGTCGGTTATTTCGTTCAACCATGGTGGTCAGTAGTATGACCATGCTATCTCGTATCTTAGGTCTGGTACGCGATGTCGTATTGTTAGGCGTCTTTGGCGCTGGTGGTCTGATGGATGCCTTTTTGGTCGCCTTTAAGATACCTAACTTTTTGCGGCGTTTGTTTGCAGAAGGTGCTTTTAGTCAAGCCTTCGTCCCTGTGCTATCTGAATACAAAGAAAAATATAGTTTGCAGCAGGTACAAATCTTAGTCAGTCGTACTTCAGGCGCTCTGTTGTTAATTTTGTCGATGCTTACTGTGGTTGTTATTTTAATGGCACCGTGGGTCGTGACTTTATTCGCGCCTGGTTTTGCCGACCAACCAGGTAAGTTTGCTATTACCGCTGAATTACTGCGTCTGACCTTTCCTTATTTGCTATTTATTTCTATGACCGCCTTTGCCAGTGGCATTTTACAAAGCTACGGACGCTTTGCTGCGCCTGCTTTTGCACCCGTGTTATTGAACTTGTGTATGATTGGCGGCGCGCTAATTTTTGCCCCTATGTTCGATGTTCCTATCATGGCGCTAGGGTATGCGGTCGCTATCGCAGGATTGTTGCAATTCTTACTACAGCTGCCTCAGCTATGGCAACAAAAGCTGCTGGTCGCACCCAAGGTCGACTTTCAGCATGAAGGCGTTCGCCGTATTTTAAAACTCATGCTGCCTGCCATATTTGGCGTCTCTGTCACTCAGATTAATCTGCTGCTCAATACCATTTTTGCGTCATTGATGATTGGCGGTTCGGTTTCTTGGCTGTATGCCGCAGAGCGTATGAGTGAGCTGCCGTTAGGCTTGATTGGCGTGGCAATCGGTACAGTCATTTTGCCAAGCTTGTCAAAGAGTGAGGCGCAAAAAGACGATGTTAGCTTTAAAAAAACCATCGATTGGGCGGCACGCTTAATCATTTTAGTCGGTGTCCCTGCATCAGCAGCGTTGTTTATACTTGCCGATGTACTGATGCAAGCACTGTTTTTGCGCGGTGAGTTTACCTTACGCGATGCGCAGATGAGTTCGCTCGCATTACGTAGTATGGCTGGTGGTATTTTAGGCTTTATGCTTATTAAAATCTTTGCCCCTGCTTTTTTTGCCCGTCAAGATACCAGAACACCCGTAAAAATCGGTATCATTTCTGTCTTTGCCAACATGATTTTTAGTGTCATTTTCATCGGTATATTTTATTTCTTAGAGATTCCACTACATGGCGGCTTGGCCTTAGCAACCACGGGCGCGGCCTTTGTTAACGCAGGCTTATTATATTACTTCTTACATAAACGTGATATTTTCCGCTTTGGCAGTCATTGGAAAAAACTATTCACCCAGTTTGCGATTGCGACTAGCGCTATGATTGGCGTACTTTATGTCATGCTGCCTTACTTCCCTAGCGATGATGCGCAGTGGCGACGTATCGCCGCTTTGCTCATTATGTGTGCCGTAGGGGCACTGGTTTATGGCGTGGTATTACTAGCCACTGGTTTCCGTCCGCGCCAGCTAAAGCATGGTTAA
- a CDS encoding malate dehydrogenase — protein MKQPLRVAVTGAAGNISYAMLFRIASGEMLGKDQPVILQLLEIAPALDALKGVVMELEDCAFPLLAGVVQTDDATVAFKDVDYALLVGSRPRGPGMERKDLLEANAAIFSAQGKALNDVASRDVKVLVVGNPANTNALIAQRNAPDLDPRNFTAMTRLDHNRAMAQLAGKTDSTVNDVKKMIIWGNHSSTQYPDLTAATVNGKSALDLVDREWYEATYIPEVQQRGAAIIKARGASSAASAANAAIAHVRTWALGTDENDWVSMGVYSNGEYGIAKGLIYSFPCTCTNGDWSIVDGVDVSSDFSKEKMAATEQELSEERDAVAHLLP, from the coding sequence ATGAAACAGCCTTTACGTGTTGCCGTCACTGGTGCAGCTGGTAATATCAGCTATGCTATGTTATTTCGTATTGCATCTGGCGAGATGCTAGGTAAAGATCAGCCAGTTATTTTGCAATTGCTTGAAATCGCTCCAGCACTTGACGCCCTAAAGGGTGTGGTCATGGAATTAGAAGATTGTGCATTCCCTTTATTAGCAGGTGTTGTGCAGACTGATGATGCGACCGTTGCATTCAAAGATGTTGACTATGCTCTGCTAGTCGGTTCACGTCCTCGTGGTCCAGGTATGGAACGTAAAGATTTGCTAGAAGCCAACGCTGCGATTTTCTCAGCACAAGGTAAAGCGCTGAATGACGTTGCAAGCCGTGACGTAAAAGTATTGGTTGTCGGTAACCCTGCCAACACCAACGCCCTTATCGCTCAGCGCAATGCACCAGATCTTGATCCACGTAACTTCACTGCGATGACTCGTTTAGACCACAACCGTGCCATGGCACAGTTGGCTGGCAAAACTGACAGCACCGTCAATGACGTGAAAAAAATGATCATCTGGGGCAACCATTCATCAACGCAGTATCCTGATCTGACTGCTGCTACTGTCAACGGTAAGTCTGCATTAGATTTGGTTGATCGCGAATGGTACGAAGCGACTTATATCCCAGAAGTACAACAACGTGGCGCTGCAATCATTAAAGCACGCGGTGCATCATCTGCCGCTTCTGCTGCCAACGCGGCCATTGCACACGTACGTACGTGGGCATTGGGTACTGATGAGAATGATTGGGTATCAATGGGCGTTTATTCAAACGGCGAATACGGTATCGCAAAAGGCTTAATCTACTCATTCCCATGCACATGTACTAACGGCGATTGGTCTATCGTAGATGGCGTTGATGTGTCATCAGATTTCTCTAAAGAGAAAATGGCAGCGACTGAGCAAGAGCTTAGCGAAGAACGTGATGCAGTAGCACACCTGCTTCCATAA
- a CDS encoding GNAT family N-acetyltransferase — protein sequence MLVAALNAVPTVLLEHYLTDEFVVQRASRDDLSEILAIYNQTIAGKQATANLTPVSCEERADWFDEHINSPTRPIYVVKVMHKTTQNAAKTETATIVAWGSFSDLYARPAYHISTEISIYLHQDYHGQGLGSLLTCWMLTQAPSLGIHNVIALIFAHNQPSLGLFRKLGFEQWGYMPKVCDMQGFIADVVMLGKPVSSD from the coding sequence ATGCTCGTTGCTGCCTTGAATGCTGTACCAACTGTTTTGTTAGAACACTATCTCACTGATGAGTTTGTCGTGCAGCGTGCAAGTAGAGATGACTTGTCAGAGATTTTGGCGATTTATAATCAGACTATTGCAGGTAAACAAGCCACTGCCAATCTTACCCCAGTGAGTTGTGAAGAGCGTGCAGATTGGTTTGATGAGCATATAAATAGTCCGACGCGTCCTATTTATGTCGTAAAAGTGATGCATAAGACCACGCAGAATGCAGCGAAAACAGAGACAGCAACAATCGTTGCATGGGGCAGCTTTAGCGATTTATATGCACGACCGGCTTATCATATCAGCACTGAGATTAGTATCTACTTGCATCAGGATTATCACGGTCAAGGGTTGGGCAGCTTATTGACATGCTGGATGTTGACACAAGCGCCAAGCCTAGGCATTCATAATGTGATCGCGCTTATTTTTGCGCACAATCAGCCAAGCTTAGGGCTATTCCGTAAGCTTGGTTTTGAGCAATGGGGATATATGCCAAAAGTGTGTGATATGCAAGGCTTTATCGCTGATGTTGTAATGCTTGGCAAGCCAGTGTCGTCAGATTAA
- a CDS encoding DUF4105 domain-containing protein, with protein sequence MSQRARLPLAIAGLLLSAQTQAFLPTPASLVTTEALAPTPQSAAIANNTPNNDAPEDTQGLEKSNVEQLLAKWREQAATQNLAQDTTWRRLLYFFDDQKNLIGKKKDTSMVDEADFFLSKNGQYDSAAELDALLIALANEVATTNNRTVKKNTANNSVLCRFPARVQWLTDTLNIDKATLQINCPELNEWMQKIAPEQLSIMFAQEYLDNPLSAFAHTLLRIDSKASVADPSQIHHAVALNYTVGGNPKDNFVVYAIKSMTGGYDNLIEIDPYPARLAKYLQEDERDAWTYQLDLTPAEVQQIMLHVWETKDLKLPYYFTTDNCASEILRLIDVVRPQQQLLSQLPYAVIPSDVVQLLDDEGLLASTNYTPADSTLRQAQLNKVKEQREQFGYHNSAKQTINEIKSAQLNTVSSMSADGQTLLQPTIAVSDNNPIDRHPLQLAHMGLGQRGDNNYIDLGLRAGYHDILDRPSGFPQFFDLEGASATLRLYDTDNDKANQPNSVVLQNVTLIRGRSFNPINSAKKGKTWGASIEATRVNDGSQQDGRDHLVGSLGYESGWSWAFGTPRTGTGEMPPQLCYTFLSGTAQAGRGINKGFRVGAGVNAGCRYQINNQLRAQAELQLPYWYHGSSDESNARGHYWQPISTLGLQYDIDKKQALRINANYDWQDRVDANEDVQLSYRRYF encoded by the coding sequence ATGAGTCAACGAGCGCGTTTACCACTTGCTATTGCAGGATTGCTACTCTCTGCACAAACGCAAGCTTTTTTGCCAACCCCAGCATCATTAGTAACGACAGAGGCATTAGCGCCTACGCCGCAATCTGCTGCAATCGCTAATAATACGCCAAATAATGACGCTCCAGAAGATACCCAAGGGCTAGAAAAAAGCAACGTTGAGCAATTATTAGCCAAGTGGCGTGAGCAAGCAGCAACACAAAACTTAGCCCAAGATACGACATGGCGACGTTTATTATATTTCTTTGATGATCAAAAGAATTTGATTGGTAAGAAAAAAGACACCAGCATGGTTGATGAGGCTGACTTTTTTTTAAGTAAGAATGGACAGTATGATTCAGCTGCAGAGCTTGATGCACTATTGATAGCTCTTGCTAATGAGGTAGCGACGACGAATAACCGTACTGTCAAAAAAAATACTGCCAACAATTCGGTATTATGTCGTTTTCCAGCGCGTGTACAATGGTTGACCGATACATTAAACATTGACAAGGCGACGCTACAAATTAACTGTCCGGAGTTGAATGAATGGATGCAGAAGATTGCCCCCGAGCAGCTATCTATCATGTTTGCCCAAGAATATTTAGACAACCCTTTATCGGCCTTTGCTCATACTTTATTACGTATCGACTCAAAAGCGAGCGTGGCTGATCCGAGCCAGATTCATCACGCGGTTGCGCTGAATTATACGGTTGGTGGTAATCCAAAAGACAATTTTGTGGTGTATGCCATCAAATCAATGACCGGCGGTTATGACAATCTCATTGAAATCGATCCTTATCCAGCAAGGCTGGCGAAGTATCTGCAAGAAGACGAGCGTGACGCATGGACGTATCAATTGGATTTGACTCCAGCGGAAGTGCAGCAGATTATGTTACACGTTTGGGAAACCAAAGATTTAAAATTGCCGTATTACTTCACCACAGATAACTGTGCGTCTGAGATTTTACGCTTAATTGATGTGGTGCGTCCGCAGCAGCAGTTATTGAGTCAGCTGCCTTATGCGGTTATTCCCTCAGATGTCGTGCAATTACTTGATGATGAGGGCTTACTTGCCAGCACCAACTATACTCCTGCCGATAGCACTTTACGCCAAGCGCAATTAAACAAGGTTAAAGAGCAGCGCGAGCAATTCGGCTATCACAACAGCGCAAAACAGACGATCAATGAGATTAAATCTGCCCAACTCAATACGGTTTCGAGCATGTCAGCTGACGGACAGACGTTATTGCAGCCTACTATAGCGGTATCAGATAATAATCCAATAGACAGACATCCACTGCAACTGGCTCATATGGGACTAGGGCAGCGCGGTGATAATAACTATATCGATTTGGGCTTACGAGCGGGCTATCATGATATTCTCGATCGTCCCTCAGGATTCCCACAGTTTTTTGACTTAGAAGGTGCATCTGCGACTTTGCGCCTGTACGACACTGATAATGACAAAGCCAATCAGCCAAACAGTGTGGTTTTGCAAAATGTGACATTGATTCGTGGGCGATCATTTAATCCGATAAATTCTGCCAAAAAAGGCAAAACGTGGGGCGCCAGCATTGAAGCGACGCGCGTGAATGATGGCTCCCAGCAAGACGGTCGCGATCATTTAGTTGGGAGCTTGGGCTATGAATCAGGTTGGTCATGGGCATTTGGTACGCCTCGCACAGGTACAGGCGAGATGCCGCCGCAGCTATGCTATACCTTTTTGTCCGGCACAGCGCAAGCAGGACGCGGTATCAATAAAGGCTTTCGCGTTGGTGCTGGCGTGAATGCAGGCTGTCGTTATCAGATTAACAATCAGTTACGCGCGCAGGCTGAATTGCAACTGCCATATTGGTATCATGGCAGCAGCGATGAGTCTAATGCCCGTGGTCATTATTGGCAGCCGATATCGACATTAGGGCTGCAGTACGATATCGATAAAAAACAAGCATTACGCATTAATGCTAATTATGATTGGCAAGATCGTGTTGATGCCAATGAAGATGTACAGCTGTCGTACAGACGCTATTTTTAA
- a CDS encoding DUF2789 domain-containing protein: protein MLGEPEYNMNELFAQLGLDSSDAAIDSFIENNQLDKEEKLIEASIWTDNQRAFLQEEWEKDAEWVEVIDDLNVRMHPDA, encoded by the coding sequence ATGTTGGGTGAACCAGAATACAATATGAATGAATTATTTGCACAGTTGGGACTTGATAGCTCAGATGCAGCGATTGATAGTTTTATTGAAAATAATCAGTTGGATAAAGAAGAGAAGTTGATAGAAGCGAGCATTTGGACAGACAATCAGCGTGCTTTTCTACAAGAAGAATGGGAAAAAGATGCGGAATGGGTAGAGGTCATCGATGACTTAAACGTACGTATGCATCCAGATGCTTAG
- a CDS encoding SDR family oxidoreductase has protein sequence MSTQNLLIIGQGDIGLPVSNQLAQDGLNVTGLARGERHHYSLDDNAEFMQADALTLTAEQLRDFTAIAIIVTPDDYSTSGYHNSYLAISQHLATLADKLTNLSRIVFISSTGVYGQDNGEWIDDNTAPATPEREASQVILQAEQVLQQGFGDKAIIIRPSGIYGRARLMRLRKAREPQKEAVAAAHWSNRIMDRDLVAIIANVLTIDAPKPLYIATDYAPVTTFELGVWLSQQINETPPALEDKKIAVTGKRLHSNIPLAWLAYPDWQVGYRDILRHQEQYQEQH, from the coding sequence ATGAGTACGCAAAATTTATTGATTATTGGTCAAGGTGATATTGGTTTGCCAGTCAGCAACCAGCTGGCACAGGACGGCTTGAATGTCACAGGTTTGGCTCGTGGTGAGCGCCATCATTACTCTTTGGATGATAACGCTGAATTTATGCAAGCCGATGCATTGACTCTGACGGCTGAGCAGCTGCGAGATTTTACGGCGATAGCAATTATCGTTACCCCCGATGATTATTCGACCAGTGGCTATCATAATAGCTACTTAGCAATTAGCCAGCATTTGGCAACGCTTGCGGACAAACTCACCAACCTTTCACGCATTGTTTTTATTTCATCAACGGGTGTTTATGGGCAAGATAATGGCGAATGGATTGATGACAATACCGCGCCTGCAACGCCAGAGCGTGAAGCATCGCAGGTGATATTGCAAGCAGAACAAGTCCTGCAACAAGGCTTTGGTGATAAAGCCATTATCATCCGTCCAAGCGGTATTTATGGACGCGCGCGTCTCATGCGTCTGCGTAAAGCCCGCGAGCCACAAAAGGAAGCAGTGGCAGCCGCGCATTGGAGCAATCGGATTATGGATCGCGATTTGGTCGCTATCATCGCTAACGTACTGACTATCGATGCGCCCAAGCCCCTTTATATTGCTACTGATTATGCGCCAGTCACGACTTTTGAGTTGGGCGTTTGGTTAAGTCAGCAGATCAATGAAACGCCTCCTGCTCTTGAAGATAAAAAAATAGCGGTTACGGGAAAACGCTTGCACAGTAATATTCCATTAGCTTGGTTGGCATATCCTGATTGGCAAGTCGGTTACCGTGATATTTTGCGTCATCAAGAACAATATCAAGAACAACATTAA